In Panthera leo isolate Ple1 chromosome B3, P.leo_Ple1_pat1.1, whole genome shotgun sequence, a single genomic region encodes these proteins:
- the ATP6V1D gene encoding V-type proton ATPase subunit D yields MSGKDRIEIFPSRMAQTIMKARLKGAQTGRNLLKKKSDALTLRFRQILKKIIETKMLMGEVMREAAFSLAEAKFTAGDFSTTVIQNVNKAQVKIRAKKDNVAGVTLPVFEHYHEGTDSYELTGLARGGEQLAKLKRNYAKAVELLVELASLQTSFVTLDEAIKITNRRVNAIEHVIIPRIERTLAYIITELDEREREEFYRLKKIQEKKKILKEKSEKDLEQRRAAGEVMEPANLLAEEKDEDLLFE; encoded by the exons ATGTCGGGCAAAGACCGAATTGAAATCTTTCCCTCGCGCAT GGCACAGACCATCATGAAGGCTCGATTAAAAGGAGCACAGACAGGTCGAAACCTCCTGAAGAAAAAATCTGATGCCTTAACTCTTCGATTTCGACAGATCCTAAAGAAGATAATAGAG ACTAAAATGTTGATGGGTGAAGTGATGAGAGAAGCTGCCTTTTCACTTGCAGAGGCCAAGTTCACGGCAGGGGACTTCAG caCCACAGtaattcaaaatgtaaataaagcccAAGTGAAGATTCGAGCTAAGAAAGATAATGTAGCAG GGGTTACTTTGCCAGTGTTTGAACATTACCATGAAGGAACTGACA GTTATGAACTGACTGGTTTAGCCAGAGGTGGGGAACAATTGGCTAAATTAAAGAGGAATTATGCCaaagcagtggaattactggtgGAACTGGCTTCACTTCAG ACTTCCTTTGTTACTTTGGATGAAGCTATTAAGATAACCAACAGGCGTGTAAATGCCATTGAACATG TCATCATTCCCCGGATCGAACGTACCCTTGCTTATATCATCACAGAGCTGgatgagagagagcgagaagagTTCTATAG GTtaaagaaaatccaagagaagaaaaagattctCAAGGAAAAATCAGAGAAGGACTTGGAACAGCGGAGGGCAGCTGGAGAGGTGATGGAGCCTGCTAATCTTTTGGCTGAAGAGAAGGATGAGGATCTTTTGTTTGAATAG